One window of Nostoc sp. C052 genomic DNA carries:
- the pyrH gene encoding UMP kinase — MGTNYRRVLLKLSGEALMGNMGYGIDPEVVKGIAQELAEVIATGTQIAIVVGGGNIFRGVKAASAGMDRATADYIGMIATVMNAMTLQDSLERIGVQTRVQTAIAMQELAEPYIRRRAIRHLEKGRVVIFGAGSGNPFFTTDTTAALRAAEIDAEVIFKATKVDGVYDADPHIYPDAKRYNSLTYAHVLAKDLRVMDSTAIALCKENNIPILVFDLTVRGNIHRAVLGESIGTLVGGSCEIS, encoded by the coding sequence ATGGGAACGAATTACCGACGGGTTTTACTCAAACTGAGCGGTGAAGCCTTAATGGGCAACATGGGCTATGGCATTGACCCAGAGGTGGTCAAAGGAATAGCACAAGAATTAGCAGAGGTGATAGCCACTGGTACTCAAATCGCCATAGTTGTTGGCGGCGGCAATATTTTTCGTGGCGTCAAAGCAGCGTCGGCGGGGATGGACAGGGCAACAGCTGACTATATTGGGATGATTGCCACGGTAATGAATGCCATGACGCTGCAAGATTCGCTAGAACGCATAGGAGTGCAGACGCGGGTGCAAACTGCGATCGCTATGCAAGAATTAGCAGAACCGTATATTCGTCGTCGTGCCATCCGTCATCTTGAAAAAGGGCGGGTGGTAATTTTTGGCGCTGGTTCTGGAAATCCCTTCTTTACTACAGATACGACTGCGGCATTAAGAGCAGCAGAAATTGATGCCGAGGTGATTTTTAAAGCCACCAAGGTAGATGGAGTGTATGATGCCGATCCTCATATTTATCCTGACGCCAAGCGTTACAATAGCTTAACCTACGCACACGTTTTAGCCAAAGATTTGCGGGTGATGGATAGTACTGCGATCGCCTTGTGTAAAGAAAATAATATCCCAATTTTGGTCTTTGACCTAACGGTGAGAGGTAACATCCACCGAGCAGTCTTGGGAGAATCCATCGGCACCCTTGTGGGAGGTTCTTGTGAAATTAGCTGA
- a CDS encoding diacylglycerol/polyprenol kinase family protein, with product MLITFSEFTSIPVFWLQIALAAIWVLLILLIAGVVNRFADKPEIVRKIVHIGTGNVILIAWWLDIPASVGITASILASAITLLSYRLPILPGINSVGRQSLGTFFYSVSFGILVAWFWYLQQPQYAALGILVMTWGDGLAALIGQRFGIHKYKVFGTQKSWEGSLTMMLVSYIVSSLILVGTQGNSWQIWAVSLLVAVIATGLEAVSFLGIDNLTVPLGSAALAFFLSQLILN from the coding sequence TTGTTAATTACATTTTCTGAATTCACCTCAATCCCGGTTTTCTGGCTGCAAATTGCGTTGGCTGCAATTTGGGTGTTACTCATCCTCTTGATTGCAGGGGTGGTAAACCGCTTTGCCGACAAGCCAGAAATCGTGCGGAAGATAGTTCATATTGGCACTGGTAACGTGATTTTAATCGCTTGGTGGCTAGATATTCCCGCCAGTGTAGGGATTACAGCTTCTATTTTAGCGAGTGCAATCACCTTATTATCCTACCGATTACCAATTCTTCCTGGTATTAATAGCGTTGGAAGGCAAAGTTTAGGGACATTTTTTTACTCTGTCAGTTTCGGTATTTTAGTTGCCTGGTTCTGGTATTTACAACAACCCCAGTACGCAGCACTGGGAATTTTAGTAATGACTTGGGGAGATGGACTAGCAGCCTTAATTGGGCAACGTTTTGGTATACACAAGTATAAAGTTTTTGGCACGCAAAAAAGTTGGGAAGGCTCCCTAACTATGATGCTCGTTAGCTATATCGTCAGCAGTTTGATTCTAGTTGGAACTCAAGGAAACAGTTGGCAAATTTGGGCAGTATCACTGTTAGTAGCAGTTATCGCTACTGGTTTAGAGGCTGTTTCATTTTTGGGTATTGATAATTTGACAGTTCCTTTGGGTAGTGCAGCCCTTGCCTTCTTTTTAAGTCAGTTAATTTTGAATTAG
- a CDS encoding thioredoxin family protein: MNLLETIDTPVGSYAPDFELPGIDGQVHHLRRYLEKFRAVGVISMCNHCPYVERYLGRLKNIQAEFGPKGFTLIGLNGSNVDYDTRSSFENMKAFARRHQLNFPYLWDSTQDVTGSFGARKTPTAFLIDTNGIVRYKGKIDNHPQDASSVGEDYLRTAIASLFDGREIDIPQTEAIGTTLIWRN; this comes from the coding sequence ATGAATCTACTAGAAACAATCGATACTCCCGTTGGGAGCTACGCACCAGATTTTGAACTGCCCGGAATTGATGGTCAAGTACACCATCTCAGGCGTTATCTTGAAAAGTTCCGAGCAGTCGGCGTTATTTCTATGTGTAACCACTGCCCTTATGTAGAGCGGTATCTAGGCAGGCTAAAAAACATTCAAGCCGAATTTGGCCCCAAAGGCTTCACACTAATTGGACTGAATGGTAGTAATGTTGACTATGATACTAGGTCAAGCTTTGAAAATATGAAAGCTTTTGCCCGGCGTCACCAGTTGAACTTCCCCTACCTGTGGGACTCAACCCAAGATGTGACAGGTAGTTTTGGTGCAAGAAAAACACCAACAGCCTTTCTCATAGATACCAATGGTATAGTCCGCTACAAAGGTAAAATTGATAATCATCCACAAGATGCCTCATCAGTGGGAGAAGATTACTTGAGAACAGCGATCGCTTCTCTGTTTGATGGTCGAGAAATAGATATACCACAAACAGAAGCAATAGGTACTACATTGATTTGGCGTAACTAG
- a CDS encoding alkaline phosphatase family protein — MKKTLFGVLTTAIVSNTLIPGVQAISLGNTTARFSHVLIISIDGLHNSDLSVANLQSSLKNIKRLQREGVTYTNAFTSAPSDSFPGELNYITGANPGTTGVFYDLSYSRALYAPGTTLAQIAAGTAKPGTVVEFDETSDASWNNGKGGTLDGGQGFDKTQLPVDRNGNPVYPNQYLKVNTIFDVASAAGLRTAWSDKHPAAYTILAGNTQDPTKFNLATGRVGSISDYSSLEINAAVAIDPTKPGLLPNTLGALVDQSTGTPYSNTNPSITSNFFNDGTKGNPALFKAPPAGFSASQFTSVATTSAYDDLKVKQILNEIDGLNDSGTIKVGTPAIFGLNFQAVSVGEKETASQFNGGGIDSNGNARPDLVSAVAHTDASIGLILDELKKKGLDSSTLVILTAKHGQNPVKDPTVGLSSTFDSVTGVAGGDGNLTAIAALLVRNGIQIASERGQDTSSLIFLKNPSDVRKAVALLKSKNYSFDNTIDPNTGVAFSTEDAAAQGKVLYGQSIINAGLGDPRTSDAFGNIRDERTPDIIVPLKTGYFFGKATKKRAEHGGFTDADTHVALIIGSTGFSRNLQGKTINRTVSTTQIAPTTLQVLGLNPQRLQGVQIDRTQTLPLDCRDLQIEKYRIDQERREYEE, encoded by the coding sequence ATGAAGAAAACGCTTTTTGGGGTGTTGACGACGGCGATTGTTAGCAATACCCTGATTCCTGGTGTCCAAGCAATCAGTCTCGGAAATACAACTGCCCGCTTTAGTCATGTTCTGATTATTTCGATTGATGGATTGCACAACTCTGATCTATCAGTTGCTAATCTGCAATCTTCTTTGAAAAATATCAAGCGGTTGCAGAGAGAAGGTGTGACATACACCAATGCTTTTACTTCTGCACCATCAGATTCCTTCCCTGGGGAGCTAAACTATATCACTGGTGCTAACCCCGGCACGACTGGTGTATTTTATGATCTATCCTACAGTCGCGCCTTATATGCCCCAGGCACGACTCTTGCCCAAATCGCCGCAGGAACCGCCAAACCAGGTACTGTAGTAGAATTTGATGAAACTAGCGATGCATCTTGGAATAATGGTAAGGGTGGCACTTTGGATGGTGGTCAGGGATTTGATAAAACCCAATTGCCAGTCGATCGCAATGGCAACCCTGTTTACCCCAACCAGTACCTAAAAGTAAACACCATTTTTGACGTAGCTAGCGCGGCAGGACTGCGTACTGCTTGGTCTGACAAGCATCCCGCAGCTTACACCATCCTCGCTGGAAATACACAAGACCCAACGAAGTTTAATTTGGCAACGGGTCGGGTTGGTAGCATTAGCGATTACTCTTCACTAGAAATTAACGCGGCAGTGGCGATTGATCCAACTAAGCCAGGACTTCTCCCTAACACCCTTGGGGCTTTAGTCGATCAATCAACAGGTACTCCTTACTCCAACACCAACCCTAGTATCACGTCTAATTTCTTTAACGACGGGACAAAAGGTAATCCGGCTCTGTTTAAGGCTCCACCTGCTGGTTTTAGCGCCAGCCAGTTCACAAGTGTAGCAACAACCTCAGCCTACGACGATCTCAAGGTTAAGCAGATATTAAACGAGATTGATGGGTTGAACGATTCCGGTACGATCAAAGTAGGCACTCCGGCAATTTTTGGCTTGAATTTCCAAGCTGTCAGCGTCGGCGAGAAAGAAACTGCCTCTCAATTTAATGGTGGCGGAATTGACTCTAATGGCAATGCTCGTCCTGACCTTGTAAGTGCAGTAGCTCACACTGATGCCAGCATTGGTCTGATTTTGGATGAACTGAAAAAGAAAGGATTAGACAGTTCAACTTTGGTGATTTTGACCGCCAAGCATGGGCAAAATCCCGTCAAAGATCCAACTGTTGGTTTGAGTAGTACATTTGATAGTGTTACTGGTGTTGCTGGTGGCGATGGAAACCTGACTGCTATTGCGGCTCTCTTAGTAAGAAACGGCATCCAGATTGCTTCTGAGCGAGGTCAGGATACTTCATCGCTGATCTTCTTGAAAAATCCATCTGATGTCCGAAAAGCAGTAGCTCTGCTGAAGTCCAAAAATTACTCATTTGATAATACGATTGATCCAAATACTGGGGTAGCGTTTTCAACTGAGGATGCTGCTGCTCAGGGGAAGGTATTGTATGGTCAGAGCATCATCAATGCTGGATTGGGAGATCCAAGGACAAGCGATGCCTTCGGCAACATCAGAGACGAACGCACCCCTGATATTATTGTTCCACTCAAAACTGGCTATTTCTTTGGTAAAGCTACCAAAAAGCGTGCAGAGCATGGTGGATTTACTGATGCAGACACTCACGTAGCACTAATTATCGGTAGCACTGGATTTTCCCGAAATCTGCAAGGTAAAACTATCAATCGAACCGTTTCTACCACCCAAATTGCTCCAACGACATTACAGGTTCTAGGTTTAAATCCTCAACGACTGCAAGGTGTTCAGATTGATAGAACTCAGACATTACCACTGGACTGTAGGGACTTGCAAATAGAAAAATACCGAATAGATCAAGAGCGCAGGGAGTACGAGGAATAA
- a CDS encoding geranylgeranyl reductase family protein gives MYDCIIVGAGPSGGTAAYHLAKQGRSVLVLEKESLPRYKPCGGGVSPAIAQWFDFDFSPVISVKADSFRFTWKLGDPVEAKIPTKEPVWMVRRDIFDHFLVQQGQKQGAELRDNTEVTGIEFQSDYWQVNTANGPVTGRYLIAADGVKGPMAKWLGFKERKRSLAGALEAEVTATVKDKSTMHIELGLVKNGYMWNFPKADGYSIGVGTFVGGERQDFKKILDEYARSFNLDIKSSKQYGYPISIWDGNQKLHTQNAVLVGEAACVVDPMTAEGIRPSIFSGLIAAGAINEALSGNINALEKYSEAMNEQWGTEMAWAKKLAGAFYRFSNIAYQVGVKHPSAPQVMGKIMCGELGYGDIAGRALKRLISGFGG, from the coding sequence ATGTACGATTGCATCATCGTCGGCGCGGGACCATCTGGTGGAACAGCTGCATATCATTTAGCCAAACAAGGCCGCTCAGTATTAGTGTTAGAAAAAGAATCCCTACCAAGATATAAACCTTGTGGTGGTGGTGTATCTCCAGCGATCGCTCAATGGTTTGACTTTGATTTTAGCCCAGTAATTTCTGTAAAAGCCGACTCCTTTCGCTTTACCTGGAAATTGGGCGATCCGGTGGAAGCAAAAATCCCCACAAAAGAACCAGTCTGGATGGTGCGACGAGATATTTTTGACCATTTCTTAGTGCAGCAAGGACAGAAGCAAGGGGCTGAACTACGAGATAATACGGAAGTAACAGGTATTGAGTTTCAAAGCGACTATTGGCAAGTTAACACAGCTAATGGCCCAGTTACAGGCCGCTACTTAATCGCGGCGGATGGTGTCAAAGGGCCAATGGCAAAATGGCTAGGCTTCAAAGAACGTAAACGCAGTTTAGCAGGAGCTTTAGAGGCAGAAGTTACGGCAACTGTCAAGGATAAATCCACAATGCACATCGAGTTAGGCTTGGTGAAAAATGGCTATATGTGGAACTTTCCGAAGGCGGACGGTTATTCCATTGGTGTTGGTACATTTGTCGGTGGCGAACGCCAAGACTTTAAGAAGATTTTAGATGAGTACGCGCGATCGTTTAATCTAGATATCAAAAGTAGCAAGCAGTATGGTTATCCCATATCTATTTGGGATGGTAATCAAAAACTGCACACCCAAAATGCGGTTTTGGTTGGGGAAGCTGCTTGTGTAGTTGATCCCATGACAGCAGAAGGCATTCGTCCGTCAATTTTTAGCGGTTTAATTGCAGCAGGAGCCATTAATGAGGCACTTTCTGGTAATATCAACGCTTTAGAAAAATATAGCGAAGCCATGAATGAACAATGGGGTACTGAGATGGCTTGGGCGAAAAAGTTAGCCGGAGCGTTTTATCGGTTTTCCAACATTGCTTACCAAGTTGGTGTTAAGCACCCCTCTGCTCCCCAAGTCATGGGTAAGATTATGTGTGGAGAACTGGGCTATGGCGACATTGCCGGTCGTGCCCTCAAGCGTTTAATTTCTGGTTTTGGAGGTTAA
- the ychF gene encoding redox-regulated ATPase YchF, with the protein MLRAGIVGLPNVGKSTLFNAVVANAKAEAANFPFCTIEPNVGVVAVPDERLNVLAKIASSVQIIPARVEFVDIAGLVKGASQGEGLGNQFLSHIREVDAIIHVVRCFENDDIIHVAGSVDPARDIEIINIELGLSDLSQIERRIDRTRKQARTSKDAQFEITVLEKLAAALNEGKSVRQVSLNEEEAVIIKGLDLLTYKPIIYAANVSEDELATGNDFVEQVRQIAATENAQVVIVSAQVEAELVELPESDKADFLESLGVEEGGLKSLIRATYFLLGLRTYFTCGPKETRAWTINAGMSAPQAAGVIHSDFERGFIRAETVAYKDLVTTGSMNAAKEKGLVRSEGKEYVVQEGDVMLFRFNV; encoded by the coding sequence ATGCTAAGAGCCGGAATTGTCGGACTTCCCAACGTCGGAAAATCTACTTTATTTAATGCTGTAGTTGCTAATGCCAAAGCTGAAGCAGCTAACTTCCCTTTTTGCACGATTGAACCGAATGTCGGCGTTGTCGCAGTACCGGATGAACGGTTAAATGTTCTTGCTAAGATTGCCAGTTCGGTACAAATTATCCCGGCACGGGTTGAATTTGTAGATATTGCCGGTTTAGTTAAAGGTGCAAGTCAGGGTGAGGGACTAGGGAATCAATTCCTGTCCCACATCCGGGAAGTTGATGCGATCATCCATGTGGTACGTTGTTTTGAGAATGACGATATTATCCACGTTGCTGGTTCTGTTGATCCAGCGCGAGATATTGAAATCATTAATATAGAACTAGGTTTATCAGATTTATCACAAATTGAACGACGAATTGACCGCACTCGCAAACAAGCTCGTACCAGCAAAGACGCACAGTTTGAAATCACAGTTTTAGAGAAATTAGCTGCGGCTTTAAATGAAGGTAAATCGGTGCGTCAGGTGAGCTTGAATGAAGAAGAAGCAGTAATTATTAAAGGACTGGATCTGCTTACTTATAAACCGATTATCTACGCTGCCAATGTCTCTGAGGATGAGTTGGCAACAGGTAATGATTTTGTGGAACAAGTACGGCAAATTGCAGCAACAGAAAATGCTCAAGTTGTGATCGTTTCTGCCCAAGTTGAAGCAGAATTAGTGGAATTACCAGAGTCAGATAAAGCTGATTTCCTCGAATCTTTGGGTGTGGAAGAAGGTGGTTTGAAATCATTGATTCGGGCAACTTACTTCCTTTTAGGCTTACGGACTTATTTTACCTGCGGCCCCAAAGAAACCCGCGCTTGGACAATTAATGCGGGAATGTCTGCACCTCAAGCTGCTGGTGTAATCCACAGTGATTTTGAGCGGGGATTTATTCGCGCCGAAACTGTTGCTTATAAAGATTTGGTAACAACTGGTTCGATGAATGCTGCAAAGGAAAAAGGGTTGGTTCGCAGTGAAGGGAAAGAGTATGTTGTGCAGGAAGGGGATGTAATGTTGTTCCGATTTAATGTGTAG
- the yidD gene encoding membrane protein insertion efficiency factor YidD: MKLLFIWLIRGYRMFISPLFLPTCRFQPTCSMYAIEAIERFGVLRGSWMATLRILRCHPFHPGGYDPVPEVVEKVKEE; this comes from the coding sequence ATGAAATTATTATTTATTTGGCTGATTCGGGGCTACCGAATGTTTATCTCGCCGTTGTTTCTCCCGACTTGTCGCTTTCAACCAACTTGTTCGATGTATGCTATTGAAGCTATTGAACGATTTGGAGTGTTGCGTGGTAGCTGGATGGCAACTCTGCGAATTTTGCGCTGTCATCCGTTTCATCCAGGTGGTTACGATCCAGTGCCAGAGGTGGTGGAAAAAGTGAAGGAGGAGTAG
- a CDS encoding response regulator: MAGENIKVLLVEDNPGDVLLLQELFKEVTTVVVELMPVERLYEAVNYLTNEIFDVILLDLSLPDSQGLETFVIAHNQAKATPIIVLTGINDETLAIRAMQQGAQDYLVKGQVTGDLLVRSMRYAIERQQADNALRQSEERFRVALKNSPIFVYNQDRDLRYTWVYNPPSGLTVEKILGKQDLDIIPVEDAQHLITIKRGVLTTGIGTREEVSITIQDITRYYDLTVEPLRNETQEIVGVTCASIDISERQAALRERKLAEEKIREQAALLDVTTDAICVRDLNNQIIFWNKGAETLYGWKATEAWGKNASELLYDEPSPEVEVALLQVISQGKWQGELTKLTKTDKEILVASRWTLVCDEQGKPKSILTVDTDITEKKHLEAQLFRAQRLESIGTLASGIAHDLNNILTPILAGAQLLPLKFPDADERTRHLLEILEINARRGADLVKQVLSFARGVEGKRITLQLRHIIVELGKILKETFPKSIEISTDVPQDLWMVSGDSTQLHQVLMNLCVNARDAMTNGGTLSISAENLLIDENYARMNLEAKVGFYIVISVSDTGIGIPREILDRIFEPFFTTKDVGKGTGLGLSTVLGIIKSHGGFVNVYSELGTGTNFQVYLPAVEGMETLSPEDLPPQTGHEELILVVDDEIAIQEITRTSLEAHNYKILIANDGIEAIALYAQNRDKVSAVLMDIMLPSLDGLTAIRTLQKINPQVKIIASSGLMSDNKLSAAAAIGINTFLSKPYTINELLLSLQKVLS, from the coding sequence ATGGCAGGTGAAAATATTAAAGTTTTGTTAGTAGAAGACAACCCTGGTGATGTCTTATTGTTACAAGAATTATTCAAGGAAGTTACCACAGTTGTAGTTGAGTTGATGCCCGTTGAGCGGCTTTATGAAGCAGTCAACTACCTAACAAACGAAATTTTTGATGTGATTTTATTAGACCTCTCGCTGCCAGATAGCCAGGGATTGGAAACCTTTGTCATTGCTCACAATCAAGCAAAGGCAACTCCAATCATTGTACTTACGGGTATAAATGATGAAACCCTGGCAATTAGGGCAATGCAGCAAGGAGCGCAGGATTATTTAGTCAAAGGGCAAGTAACTGGAGACTTGCTGGTGCGGTCTATGCGTTATGCTATCGAACGTCAACAGGCAGATAACGCACTGCGGCAGAGTGAGGAGCGATTTCGGGTGGCTCTCAAAAACTCTCCAATCTTTGTCTACAACCAGGATAGAGATTTACGGTATACCTGGGTTTACAATCCTCCATCTGGATTGACGGTTGAGAAAATATTGGGCAAACAAGACTTAGATATCATCCCAGTAGAAGATGCTCAACATCTCATCACCATTAAACGTGGAGTGTTGACTACAGGTATAGGAACGCGAGAGGAAGTATCAATTACCATTCAAGATATAACTCGATATTACGATTTAACTGTCGAGCCATTGCGGAATGAAACCCAAGAAATTGTCGGGGTGACATGCGCCAGTATAGATATTAGCGAACGACAAGCTGCGCTACGCGAACGCAAATTAGCAGAAGAAAAAATCCGCGAACAAGCAGCATTGCTAGATGTCACCACAGATGCCATTTGCGTCCGAGATTTAAACAATCAAATTATCTTCTGGAACAAAGGCGCAGAAACACTTTATGGCTGGAAAGCTACAGAAGCCTGGGGCAAAAATGCTAGTGAGCTTTTGTATGACGAACCTTCACCAGAAGTTGAAGTAGCTTTATTGCAAGTTATTAGTCAAGGTAAGTGGCAGGGTGAATTAACAAAACTTACCAAAACTGACAAAGAAATCCTTGTTGCTAGTCGCTGGACTCTAGTATGCGATGAACAAGGAAAACCCAAATCAATTCTCACCGTTGACACAGATATTACCGAGAAAAAACACTTAGAAGCTCAATTATTTCGCGCTCAACGCCTAGAAAGTATTGGTACTTTAGCTAGCGGCATTGCTCACGACCTCAACAATATCCTGACACCGATTTTGGCCGGAGCGCAACTGCTACCGCTGAAATTTCCCGATGCAGATGAACGGACTCGCCATCTACTGGAGATTTTGGAAATAAACGCCAGACGCGGCGCTGATTTAGTCAAGCAAGTGCTGTCCTTTGCGCGGGGTGTGGAAGGGAAGCGGATCACTTTGCAGCTCAGACATATAATTGTGGAACTTGGCAAGATTCTGAAAGAGACATTCCCAAAATCCATAGAAATCAGTACTGATGTACCACAAGATTTATGGATGGTTTCTGGAGATAGTACCCAACTGCATCAAGTCCTGATGAACCTCTGCGTTAACGCCCGCGATGCTATGACTAATGGCGGTACTTTGAGTATCTCTGCCGAGAATCTGTTGATTGATGAAAATTATGCCCGCATGAACTTGGAAGCCAAGGTGGGATTTTACATAGTTATTTCTGTCTCCGATACAGGAATTGGTATTCCTAGAGAAATATTAGATCGAATTTTTGAGCCATTCTTCACCACAAAAGATGTGGGAAAAGGCACAGGATTGGGACTTTCCACTGTACTTGGAATCATTAAAAGTCACGGCGGTTTTGTGAATGTGTATAGCGAACTGGGAACTGGCACTAATTTTCAGGTTTACTTACCAGCCGTGGAGGGAATGGAAACACTCAGCCCGGAAGATTTGCCACCACAGACAGGACACGAAGAATTGATTTTGGTTGTGGATGATGAAATTGCCATTCAAGAGATTACCAGAACATCACTAGAAGCTCACAACTACAAAATTTTAATTGCCAATGATGGTATTGAGGCGATCGCACTATACGCTCAAAATAGAGACAAAGTTAGTGCCGTCCTCATGGATATTATGCTGCCCTCGCTAGATGGTTTAACTGCCATCCGTACCCTGCAAAAAATCAACCCCCAAGTCAAAATTATCGCCAGCAGTGGACTGATGTCTGACAATAAGCTCAGTGCAGCAGCGGCCATTGGTATCAATACATTTTTGTCGAAGCCCTATACAATCAACGAATTATTGCTTTCTTTACAGAAAGTACTATCTTGA
- the frr gene encoding ribosome recycling factor: protein MKLAEAESTMQKTVEATQRSFNSIRTGRANASLLDKVLVDYYGSPTSLKSLANISTPDATTILIQPYDRSSLNIVEKAISLSDVGLTPSNDGSVIRLNIPPLTSDRRKELVKLASKYAEEGRVSIRNIRRDAIDAIRKQEKNAEIPEDEARDQQDKLQKLTNKYTARIDELLAEKEKDITTV, encoded by the coding sequence GTGAAATTAGCTGAAGCTGAAAGTACGATGCAAAAAACCGTTGAGGCCACTCAACGATCTTTTAACTCAATTCGCACTGGTCGCGCCAATGCGAGCCTATTAGATAAGGTATTGGTGGATTATTACGGTTCGCCCACTTCCTTGAAATCACTGGCAAACATTAGCACGCCAGATGCCACGACGATCTTAATTCAACCCTATGATCGCAGCAGTTTAAATATAGTCGAAAAAGCGATTTCTTTGTCAGATGTCGGTTTAACCCCCAGTAATGACGGTTCCGTGATTCGGCTGAATATTCCACCCTTGACAAGCGATCGCCGTAAAGAACTCGTCAAATTAGCATCTAAGTATGCTGAAGAGGGTCGTGTTAGTATTCGCAACATCCGCCGCGATGCCATAGACGCCATTCGCAAACAGGAAAAAAATGCTGAAATTCCTGAAGATGAAGCACGAGATCAGCAAGATAAATTGCAAAAACTGACAAACAAGTACACTGCCCGAATCGACGAATTACTGGCAGAAAAAGAAAAGGACATTACGACTGTTTAA
- a CDS encoding alpha/beta fold hydrolase, whose amino-acid sequence MTTSSSKTAFPSTKTWIWQDFPICYQTQGTTGPAVVLIHGFGASWGHWRKNIPGLAENCRVYALDLIGFGASAKPQPGKKITYTLETWGQQVADFCSEVIGEPAFLVGNSIGCIVAMQAAVSNPDIALGVALLNCSLRLLHDRKRVTLPLSRRYGAPVLQRLLSIKAVGDFFFNQLAKPKTVRKILLQAYSNPEMVTDELVDILTSPASDPGAGAVFLAFTSYSTGPLPEDLLPLLQCPVIILWGTADPWEPIKLGRELANFGQVEKFIPLEGVGHCPQDEAPELVNPILLDWILERSQ is encoded by the coding sequence ATGACAACCTCAAGTTCAAAAACAGCATTTCCCTCCACAAAAACCTGGATTTGGCAAGATTTTCCGATTTGCTATCAAACCCAAGGAACCACAGGACCCGCTGTTGTCCTGATACATGGATTTGGCGCTTCTTGGGGACACTGGCGGAAAAATATTCCCGGATTAGCAGAAAATTGCCGTGTTTATGCGCTCGATTTGATTGGATTTGGCGCTTCCGCCAAACCTCAACCTGGTAAAAAAATTACCTATACACTAGAAACCTGGGGACAGCAAGTAGCAGATTTTTGCTCTGAAGTTATCGGTGAGCCAGCTTTTTTAGTGGGAAATTCTATTGGCTGTATTGTCGCCATGCAGGCAGCAGTAAGCAACCCAGATATTGCCTTGGGAGTTGCATTACTCAACTGTTCTTTACGACTGTTACACGATCGCAAACGAGTAACTTTACCTTTGTCTCGTCGTTACGGAGCGCCTGTACTGCAACGCCTGTTATCTATCAAAGCAGTTGGTGATTTCTTTTTCAATCAACTCGCCAAACCGAAAACAGTGCGGAAAATTCTGCTACAAGCATACTCGAATCCTGAGATGGTGACAGATGAGTTGGTAGATATTCTCACTTCACCAGCAAGCGATCCGGGGGCTGGGGCTGTGTTTCTGGCTTTTACTTCTTATTCTACAGGGCCATTACCAGAAGACCTTTTACCACTGTTACAGTGTCCGGTGATTATCTTGTGGGGAACAGCCGATCCGTGGGAACCAATTAAGTTAGGGAGAGAATTAGCTAACTTTGGGCAAGTAGAAAAGTTTATTCCTTTAGAGGGAGTGGGGCATTGTCCGCAGGATGAAGCGCCGGAGTTAGTCAATCCGATTTTACTCGATTGGATTTTGGAGCGATCGCAGTAA
- a CDS encoding aspartyl protease, whose product MVLANGEQFEIEAMLDTGFTSGWLAINSQDLEAIEWPIVIPQIEMQTARGLEYFDLYEGKVIVAGKEFIIPVHVGEQLPDILLGSLWLDIMQLVVNKPKGILTLEVVEADY is encoded by the coding sequence TTGGTTCTAGCTAATGGCGAGCAATTTGAAATTGAAGCAATGCTTGATACAGGTTTTACATCTGGGTGGCTGGCGATTAATTCTCAAGACTTGGAAGCTATTGAGTGGCCGATAGTTATACCTCAGATTGAGATGCAAACTGCCAGAGGATTAGAGTATTTTGATTTATACGAAGGAAAAGTCATTGTTGCTGGCAAAGAATTTATCATTCCCGTTCATGTAGGAGAACAACTACCTGATATTTTGCTTGGTTCACTGTGGTTGGATATTATGCAGTTGGTTGTGAATAAACCAAAAGGGATTTTGACATTAGAAGTAGTGGAAGCAGATTATTAG